The proteins below come from a single Parazoarcus communis genomic window:
- a CDS encoding flavin reductase family protein produces the protein MSQNAPVAEDFSRSFRNALGRFATGITVVTMRTPTGELIGLTVNSFNSVSLDPPLVVWSLSSNLPSLKLFEDCEYYAINVLAADQEAVSQRFASRMADRFAGLGFDHGLGGAPLLHGCCARFVCRNTTRHAGGDHVIFVSEVVSFDRSDADPLVYFGGAYRHLTP, from the coding sequence ATGTCCCAGAACGCTCCCGTCGCCGAGGATTTCTCGCGCAGTTTCCGCAACGCCCTCGGCCGCTTCGCTACCGGCATCACCGTGGTGACCATGCGCACGCCGACGGGTGAGTTGATCGGGCTTACGGTCAACTCGTTCAATTCGGTGTCCCTGGATCCGCCGCTGGTGGTCTGGAGTCTGTCCAGCAATCTGCCGAGTCTGAAGCTGTTTGAAGACTGCGAATACTACGCGATCAACGTGCTGGCCGCCGACCAGGAGGCCGTGTCTCAGCGTTTTGCCAGCCGCATGGCGGATCGCTTCGCCGGACTGGGCTTCGATCATGGTCTGGGTGGTGCACCGCTGTTGCATGGCTGCTGCGCCCGTTTCGTCTGCCGCAACACCACCCGGCACGCGGGTGGGGATCATGTGATCTTCGTCAGCGAGGTGGTGAGCTTCGACCGCAGCGACGCCGACCCGCTGGTCTACTTCGGTGGCGCCTATCGCCACCTTACCCCCTGA
- a CDS encoding sensor domain-containing diguanylate cyclase — MAVGLLRSNAVRWVLGGVALLLLADLLLVSVLLNDREQALNRGRETARTSASIILRRAEALFDSLDRTLSGVAEVMTARDLPPARDDLYIHRLLLRRHAITPALSWLLITDTGGLTVASSRSFPAPPLQISDREYIRAQHDDWSLGMYIGLPVVSRAIGTPVVPISRRLETDGGRFIGIVAAGLKSEFLQSLVDDPGPPEGLVIGIFRSDGHALACLPSRSACPDAPLNVINDADDEPAYSALVSNIRLIGTGAGVSALHASRLYDFFVVTDYPAEVLLAAWRHNLPAFLALGLGGNLALIAIGLYAWRQVTHRQRAMAELAHSNLVLEDRVRERTEALARMANTDVLTGLPNRRLFMSEGTRLLALARRHHHPLSLMILDADHFKLINDRHGHAAGDAALRTLGAAPSDVLRSSDIFARLGGEEFAVLLPETGHEGALEVGERLLDAFRNSVTEHGGEHLHFTVSIGLAELVPGDTDLEALLHRADTALYRAKQEGRDRLVSDRLTNSSE, encoded by the coding sequence TTGGCCGTCGGTCTTTTGCGTTCGAACGCGGTACGCTGGGTATTGGGCGGTGTGGCACTACTGCTGCTTGCCGACCTGCTGCTGGTATCCGTGCTGCTGAACGACCGCGAACAGGCCCTGAACAGGGGGCGGGAAACAGCCCGAACATCTGCCTCGATCATCCTGCGTCGCGCCGAGGCCCTGTTCGATTCACTCGACCGCACGCTGTCGGGAGTTGCCGAAGTCATGACCGCGCGCGATTTGCCGCCGGCGCGGGACGACCTTTACATCCATCGGCTGCTGCTGCGGCGTCACGCCATTACCCCCGCACTGAGCTGGCTGCTGATCACGGACACCGGCGGCCTGACGGTTGCAAGCTCGCGCAGCTTCCCTGCGCCCCCGCTGCAGATCTCGGATCGGGAGTACATCCGCGCACAACACGATGACTGGTCGCTCGGAATGTACATCGGACTGCCAGTGGTTTCCCGCGCCATCGGCACCCCGGTGGTCCCGATCAGCCGCCGGCTGGAAACCGACGGCGGGCGCTTCATCGGCATCGTCGCTGCCGGACTGAAAAGCGAGTTTCTGCAAAGCCTTGTGGACGACCCTGGCCCACCCGAAGGCCTCGTCATCGGCATTTTTCGCAGTGACGGCCATGCCCTGGCCTGCCTGCCATCTCGAAGCGCCTGCCCCGACGCCCCACTGAACGTGATCAACGATGCGGACGACGAACCCGCATACAGCGCACTCGTCAGCAACATCCGCCTGATTGGCACTGGCGCCGGCGTCAGTGCCTTGCACGCTTCGCGCCTGTACGATTTCTTTGTGGTTACCGATTATCCGGCCGAGGTCCTGCTCGCCGCCTGGCGACATAACCTGCCGGCGTTTCTTGCACTCGGTCTGGGGGGCAACCTGGCCCTGATCGCGATCGGCCTGTACGCCTGGCGCCAGGTCACGCACCGCCAGCGCGCAATGGCCGAACTTGCCCACAGCAATCTGGTACTGGAAGACCGGGTCCGTGAGCGTACTGAGGCGCTTGCACGCATGGCCAATACCGACGTGCTGACCGGCCTGCCCAACCGCAGGCTGTTCATGAGCGAAGGCACCCGCCTGCTTGCCCTCGCCCGCCGCCACCATCACCCGCTCTCACTGATGATTCTGGATGCGGACCACTTCAAGCTGATCAACGACCGTCATGGTCATGCCGCCGGCGATGCCGCACTCCGCACCCTTGGCGCAGCACCCTCGGATGTGCTGCGCAGCTCCGACATCTTTGCAAGACTGGGTGGCGAAGAGTTCGCCGTCCTGCTGCCGGAAACCGGACACGAGGGCGCGCTTGAAGTGGGAGAGCGGCTACTGGATGCGTTTCGCAACAGTGTCACCGAACACGGGGGGGAACACCTGCATTTCACCGTATCCATCGGACTGGCCGAGCTTGTGCCCGGCGATACCGACCTCGAGGCCCTGCTTCATCGTGCAGACACCGCGCTGTACCGCGCCAAGCAGGAAGGACGCGACCGCCTCGTCAGCGATCGACTGACAAACAGCAGCGAATGA
- the hypF gene encoding carbamoyltransferase HypF: MHEEYGTSPRNRPQLERRRLTVRGVVQGVGFRPFVYRLAQELDLSGWVRNDGSGVELEAQGTAGNLSALVARLHGEAPPLASIERLDSSLCELDPNDRGFTISASQGGSVTTSIAHDSAVCDECLHELFDPTGRRWRHPFINCTQCGPRYTITRGLPYDRVSTSMAAFAQCPECADEYRNPLHRRFHAEPNACPACGPRLSLLEAYGVTVASHDPIADTLLRLLCGEIVAVKGLGGYHLMCDARNPEAVDRLRQRKSRDDKPFAIMVANTASARHWAQLGAVDESLLGSPERPVVLCDKRDTVDAELHGVAPGLAWIGLMLPYTPLHYLLFHDFAGRPAGTGWLRTAQELALVCTSANPGGEPLVTGDREATRRLMGIADAYLFHDREIVVRCDDSVVRSLPAARAGDLRMQFVRRSRGYTPRALRLADKGEPVMAFGGLLKNTLCMTRGDEAFLSQHVGDLSSAGACQALDEVASHLQHILTLTPVAVAHDLNPDFPSTLAAEALAERLGIPAFPVQHHHAHIAAVQAEHRHQGPILGLALDGSGLGTDGKAWGGELLQVDGAHFNRLGHLAPLRQPDAGKSEREPWRMASSVLHRLGRGDEIADRFHNEAASWRMHELLEAGTGCPPTTSLGRWFDAAAGLLGVCERMGYEGEAAMRLESLATRFGGVLPMHQGWQLTDSGDLDLLPLLSALADEHNPARGASLFHATLATALESWVLQAVDTTGIRSVALSGGCFLNRLLSRDLSRRLSARGLDVLEARQVPPNDGGLALGQAHVARHILHHCNS, from the coding sequence ATGCATGAGGAGTACGGCACTTCACCACGCAACCGGCCACAACTCGAGCGGCGGCGCCTTACTGTGCGTGGCGTCGTGCAGGGTGTGGGCTTTCGCCCTTTTGTTTATCGCCTGGCACAGGAACTCGATTTGAGCGGCTGGGTGCGCAACGACGGCAGCGGCGTCGAGCTCGAGGCACAGGGGACGGCAGGCAACCTTTCGGCCCTTGTCGCTCGCCTGCATGGCGAAGCGCCGCCGCTGGCGAGCATCGAGAGACTCGACAGCAGCCTGTGCGAACTCGACCCGAATGACCGCGGCTTCACCATCAGCGCATCCCAGGGGGGCAGCGTCACGACATCGATCGCCCACGACAGCGCAGTATGCGATGAATGCCTGCATGAGCTTTTCGACCCCACCGGCCGGCGCTGGCGCCACCCTTTCATCAACTGCACCCAGTGCGGACCACGCTACACGATCACCCGCGGCCTGCCTTACGACCGCGTCAGCACCAGCATGGCTGCATTTGCGCAATGTCCGGAGTGTGCCGACGAGTACCGCAACCCGCTTCACCGGCGCTTTCATGCAGAGCCCAACGCCTGTCCCGCCTGCGGTCCCAGACTGAGCCTGCTCGAAGCCTATGGGGTTACGGTCGCAAGCCACGACCCGATCGCCGACACCTTGCTGCGCCTGCTGTGCGGCGAGATCGTTGCGGTGAAGGGCCTCGGCGGCTATCACCTGATGTGCGACGCCCGCAACCCGGAGGCAGTCGACCGGCTGCGTCAGCGCAAATCGCGCGACGACAAGCCCTTTGCGATCATGGTGGCCAATACGGCCTCGGCCCGCCACTGGGCGCAGCTCGGGGCGGTCGATGAATCGCTGCTCGGCAGTCCCGAGCGCCCTGTGGTGCTGTGCGACAAGCGCGACACAGTGGATGCAGAGCTTCACGGCGTGGCGCCGGGACTCGCCTGGATCGGCCTGATGCTGCCGTACACGCCGCTCCACTACCTGCTGTTCCACGACTTCGCTGGCCGCCCTGCGGGCACAGGCTGGCTTCGCACCGCGCAGGAACTGGCACTGGTATGCACCTCAGCCAACCCCGGCGGCGAACCCCTGGTGACAGGCGACCGCGAGGCGACGCGGCGCCTGATGGGGATCGCCGACGCCTACCTGTTCCACGACCGCGAGATCGTCGTGCGCTGCGATGACTCGGTTGTACGCAGCCTGCCCGCAGCGCGCGCGGGCGATCTCAGGATGCAGTTCGTACGCCGCTCACGCGGCTACACCCCGCGCGCCCTGAGGCTGGCGGACAAGGGCGAGCCGGTCATGGCCTTCGGCGGATTGCTCAAGAACACCTTGTGCATGACCCGCGGCGACGAGGCCTTTCTGTCGCAGCACGTCGGCGACCTCTCGTCTGCGGGCGCCTGCCAGGCCCTGGACGAAGTCGCCAGCCACCTGCAGCACATCCTCACGCTCACACCGGTGGCGGTCGCCCACGACCTCAACCCGGACTTCCCGTCGACGCTGGCCGCCGAAGCCCTGGCCGAGCGTCTGGGGATTCCGGCCTTCCCGGTACAGCATCACCATGCACATATCGCTGCGGTTCAGGCCGAACACCGCCACCAGGGCCCCATCCTCGGGCTCGCCCTGGACGGATCCGGCCTCGGCACGGACGGCAAGGCCTGGGGCGGCGAACTGCTTCAGGTCGATGGCGCGCACTTCAATCGTCTCGGCCACCTCGCCCCGTTGCGCCAGCCCGATGCCGGAAAATCGGAGCGTGAGCCCTGGCGCATGGCCTCGTCCGTGCTGCACAGACTGGGACGAGGCGACGAGATTGCCGATCGCTTTCACAACGAAGCGGCCTCCTGGCGCATGCATGAGCTGCTTGAGGCCGGCACCGGCTGCCCGCCGACAACCAGCCTCGGACGCTGGTTCGACGCTGCAGCCGGCCTGCTCGGTGTATGCGAGCGCATGGGCTATGAAGGCGAAGCCGCGATGCGGCTGGAAAGCCTTGCCACCCGCTTCGGCGGGGTGCTGCCGATGCACCAGGGCTGGCAACTGACCGACAGCGGCGATCTCGACCTGCTACCGCTGCTGTCCGCGCTGGCCGACGAGCACAACCCGGCGCGGGGCGCTTCGCTGTTCCATGCCACCCTCGCAACCGCGCTTGAGTCCTGGGTTCTGCAGGCTGTCGACACGACGGGCATTCGCAGCGTGGCCTTGTCGGGCGGATGCTTTCTCAATCGCCTGCTGTCGCGTGATCTCTCACGGCGTCTTTCGGCGCGCGGCCTGGATGTACTGGAGGCCCGCCAGGTTCCCCCCAACGACGGCGGCCTCGCACTCGGTCAGGCCCACGTCGCCCGCCACATTCTGCATCACTGCAACAGCTGA
- a CDS encoding porin, with amino-acid sequence MQKKLIALAVAGLMAAPVFAQSNVTVYGRIDMGYVNFGDSKTSGVDSRNAIDSGLYAPSYLGFKGVEDLGNGLKVGFDFQTRLNIDRNEQRDQVSSGSRRDAYLYVAGGFGTVAAGRLTTPQDSLLGSVDPMGSSVMAGYQLTYNQGANLLGANVTRLDNVLAYISPSFGGFKVTVAYTGNGIGEESNGNESAAGDARIWAISPVYSNGPLTVGLNYHRVEMQSTVAAVDGLTEKVWDVAAAYDFGVVKLSAAYGGDKLDNNGGDVRQWFVGASIPVSTAGKVGLVYGRSDDDDRSNAEDSRWAVGYTHDLSKRTMAYAQYGSMDIDSNSRNTGYNGAMYERALGVGLLHKF; translated from the coding sequence ATGCAAAAGAAACTGATCGCGCTGGCTGTTGCTGGCCTGATGGCTGCTCCGGTCTTCGCTCAGTCCAACGTTACGGTCTACGGTCGTATCGATATGGGTTACGTCAATTTTGGTGATTCGAAGACCAGTGGTGTTGATAGCCGCAATGCTATTGATTCAGGCCTCTATGCACCTAGCTACCTTGGTTTCAAGGGCGTTGAGGATCTGGGTAACGGCCTGAAAGTCGGTTTTGATTTCCAGACCCGCCTGAACATCGACCGTAATGAGCAACGTGACCAAGTTTCCTCCGGTTCGCGCCGTGATGCGTATCTTTACGTTGCTGGTGGTTTCGGTACTGTTGCTGCAGGTCGTCTGACCACGCCGCAGGATAGTCTGCTTGGTAGCGTCGATCCGATGGGCTCGTCCGTGATGGCCGGCTACCAGCTGACCTACAATCAAGGTGCTAACCTTCTGGGGGCGAACGTTACCCGTCTGGATAACGTCCTGGCATACATCTCGCCTAGCTTTGGTGGCTTCAAGGTGACAGTGGCTTACACCGGTAACGGTATCGGCGAAGAGTCGAACGGCAACGAAAGCGCCGCTGGCGATGCACGCATCTGGGCAATTTCGCCGGTGTATAGCAATGGTCCGCTGACCGTTGGCCTGAACTACCACCGAGTAGAAATGCAGTCGACGGTTGCGGCTGTCGATGGTCTGACGGAAAAGGTATGGGATGTGGCTGCCGCATATGATTTCGGTGTTGTGAAGCTCAGCGCCGCGTATGGTGGTGACAAGCTCGATAACAACGGTGGCGATGTTCGTCAGTGGTTCGTTGGCGCTTCGATCCCTGTTAGCACGGCTGGCAAGGTTGGCTTGGTGTATGGTCGTTCGGACGACGATGATCGTAGTAACGCTGAAGACTCCCGCTGGGCCGTTGGCTATACGCATGATCTGTCGAAGCGCACCATGGCTTATGCTCAATACGGCAGCATGGATATTGACTCCAACAGCCGCAATACGGGCTACAACGGCGCCATGTACGAGCGCGCTCTTGGTGTTGGTTTGCTGCACAAGTTCTAA
- the msbA gene encoding lipid A export permease/ATP-binding protein MsbA encodes MSQTDATSSSSLKIYLRLLTYVRPYVGLFAISIVGFVIFASSQPMLAGVLKYFVDGLNDPALAVFSGIPLLGDLALMQAVPALIVAIAAWQGLGSYLGNYFIAQVSLGLVHDLRLALFDSLLRLPNRYFDSNNSGHLISRITFNVTMVTGAATDAIKVVIREGLTIVFLFGYLLWMNWKLTLVMVAILPVIGVLVGSASKKFRKQAKKIQAAMGDVTHVASETIQGYRVVRSFGGEAYESARFRAASEDNTRKQLRMVKTGATYTPTLQLVTYSAMAVLLFLVLWLRGDSTAGELVAYITAAGLLPKPIRQLSEVSSTIQKGLAGAESIFSQLDEAPELDQGTLTRPRVEGRLSVKHLSFSYPGTERKVLDNISFEVEPGQMVALVGRSGSGKSTLANLIPRFYVHDEGDILIDGVAVQNFALRNLRQQIALVTQHVTLFNDTVANNIAYGDLAGAPRDAVERAAEAAYAREFIDRLPLGFDTEIGENGVSLSGGQRQRLAIARALLKDAPILILDEATSALDTESERHIQAALDHATRGRTTLVIAHRLSTIERADMILVMDQGHLVERGTHAELLAAGGHYARLHSMQFRDEAGD; translated from the coding sequence ATGTCGCAAACCGACGCCACATCAAGCTCCAGCCTTAAGATCTACCTGCGTCTGCTGACCTATGTCCGGCCTTATGTCGGCTTGTTTGCGATCAGTATTGTCGGCTTCGTCATCTTCGCTTCGTCGCAACCGATGCTGGCGGGCGTGTTGAAGTATTTTGTCGATGGCTTGAACGACCCCGCGCTCGCCGTCTTTTCCGGCATCCCGCTGCTCGGCGATCTCGCGCTGATGCAGGCCGTGCCGGCGCTGATCGTGGCCATCGCAGCCTGGCAGGGTCTGGGCTCCTATCTTGGTAACTATTTCATCGCCCAGGTTTCGCTTGGCCTGGTGCATGACCTGAGACTGGCCTTGTTCGACAGTCTGCTGCGCCTGCCCAACCGCTATTTCGACAGCAACAATTCCGGTCACCTGATCTCGCGCATCACCTTCAACGTGACCATGGTGACAGGCGCAGCAACTGACGCGATCAAGGTGGTGATCCGCGAAGGGCTGACCATCGTCTTCCTGTTCGGCTACCTGCTGTGGATGAACTGGAAGCTCACGCTGGTGATGGTGGCGATCCTGCCCGTGATTGGTGTGCTGGTCGGCAGCGCGAGCAAGAAATTCCGCAAACAGGCGAAGAAGATTCAGGCTGCGATGGGCGACGTCACCCATGTCGCCTCGGAAACCATTCAGGGCTACCGGGTGGTGCGCAGCTTTGGTGGCGAGGCCTACGAGTCGGCGCGGTTCCGCGCCGCAAGCGAAGACAACACCCGCAAGCAGTTGCGCATGGTCAAGACTGGCGCCACCTATACGCCGACCTTGCAGCTGGTCACGTATTCCGCGATGGCAGTGCTGCTGTTCCTGGTGCTGTGGCTGCGCGGCGATTCCACCGCGGGCGAGCTGGTCGCCTACATCACCGCAGCCGGTCTGCTGCCGAAGCCGATCCGGCAGTTGTCCGAGGTCAGTTCAACGATCCAGAAGGGCCTGGCGGGGGCGGAAAGCATCTTCAGTCAGCTCGATGAGGCGCCTGAGCTGGATCAGGGCACGCTCACCCGTCCACGGGTCGAGGGGCGGCTGTCCGTGAAACATCTCAGCTTCAGCTACCCCGGCACCGAGCGCAAGGTGCTGGACAACATCAGCTTCGAGGTCGAGCCGGGGCAGATGGTGGCGCTGGTGGGCCGCTCGGGCAGCGGCAAGTCGACGCTGGCCAACCTGATTCCACGCTTCTACGTGCATGACGAGGGCGACATCCTGATAGACGGGGTGGCGGTGCAGAACTTTGCATTGCGTAACCTGCGCCAGCAGATTGCGCTCGTCACACAACACGTCACGCTGTTCAACGATACGGTTGCGAACAACATTGCCTATGGCGATCTGGCCGGCGCGCCGCGCGATGCAGTGGAGAGGGCGGCTGAAGCGGCGTATGCGCGCGAGTTCATCGACCGCCTGCCCTTGGGGTTCGATACCGAGATCGGTGAGAACGGCGTCTCGCTCTCGGGTGGCCAGCGACAACGCCTGGCGATTGCAAGGGCCTTGCTCAAGGATGCGCCCATCCTGATTCTGGATGAGGCAACCTCTGCACTCGACACTGAGTCGGAGCGTCATATTCAGGCCGCCCTCGATCACGCCACCCGCGGGAGGACGACGCTGGTGATCGCACATCGCCTGTCCACGATCGAGCGTGCGGACATGATCCTGGTGATGGACCAGGGTCATCTGGTGGAGCGTGGCACCCATGCCGAACTGCTTGCGGCGGGCGGCCACTATGCACGCTTGCATTCGATGCAGTTCAGGGATGAAGCCGGGGACTGA
- a CDS encoding glycosyltransferase, with protein sequence MTEARILQFCHCHYGPFRDVARQYATLFRDTPYKVTTVYLTDPPSAEVEAGSASDEVIFLDYDGKDVRGLKLDAMRRLRQIVAERDIRLVIAHRFKPIYISCWATKLPVIGVHHAFGDYERLSHQLFARWFGKRLGLLGVSDAIRDDIRRGVPSWPESRIETLHNRIDVETVQAGQITREAARERLDLPADAFVVGNVGRLHPDKDQATLLRAFARALPQLPAEAQLVILGKGRLEKTLRAQVESLGIAGKVRFMGQVPQAWQAFAAFDVFALSSDHEPFGMVLLEAMAAGVPVIATNCGGAPEVVGEVGSLFPLGDDAELARLLVEHAGWSVSRKEACAHASLTRLREAFSDEAARRRFFALPMVRDVLGDVCG encoded by the coding sequence TTGACTGAAGCCCGAATCCTGCAGTTCTGTCACTGCCATTATGGTCCGTTTCGGGATGTGGCCCGGCAGTACGCCACGCTGTTTCGCGACACGCCCTACAAAGTGACGACCGTCTATCTGACCGACCCCCCAAGTGCCGAGGTGGAGGCCGGTTCGGCGTCGGACGAAGTCATTTTTCTCGATTACGACGGCAAGGATGTGCGCGGGCTGAAACTCGACGCGATGCGGCGCCTGCGACAGATCGTGGCGGAGCGCGACATTCGTCTGGTCATCGCACACCGTTTCAAGCCGATTTACATTTCGTGCTGGGCGACGAAGCTCCCCGTCATCGGCGTGCATCACGCCTTTGGGGATTATGAGCGCCTGTCACACCAGCTCTTTGCACGCTGGTTTGGCAAACGGCTCGGATTGCTTGGCGTGTCGGATGCGATTCGCGATGATATTCGCCGTGGAGTGCCGAGTTGGCCCGAGAGCAGGATCGAGACCCTGCACAACCGCATTGATGTCGAGACGGTGCAGGCAGGGCAGATCACGCGTGAGGCTGCGCGCGAGCGCCTCGATCTGCCCGCGGATGCATTCGTCGTCGGCAATGTCGGCCGCCTCCATCCGGACAAGGATCAGGCCACGTTGCTGCGAGCCTTCGCCCGCGCCTTGCCGCAACTGCCGGCGGAGGCGCAGCTCGTCATCCTGGGCAAGGGACGGCTGGAGAAGACCTTGCGCGCGCAGGTCGAATCGCTCGGCATCGCAGGCAAGGTTCGTTTCATGGGGCAGGTGCCGCAGGCCTGGCAGGCTTTCGCCGCCTTCGACGTGTTTGCGCTCAGTTCGGACCACGAGCCTTTCGGCATGGTTCTCCTTGAAGCCATGGCTGCCGGTGTGCCGGTGATTGCCACCAACTGCGGCGGTGCGCCGGAAGTGGTCGGTGAGGTCGGCAGCCTGTTCCCGCTGGGCGACGATGCGGAACTCGCACGACTGCTGGTCGAACATGCTGGCTGGTCGGTGTCGCGCAAGGAAGCGTGCGCCCACGCCAGTCTGACCCGCCTGCGTGAAGCATTCTCGGACGAGGCCGCTAGGCGGCGCTTTTTCGCCTTGCCCATGGTGCGCGATGTGCTCGGGGATGTGTGCGGATGA
- a CDS encoding DUF6625 family protein: MSAALQAPPSLCFVIPYFGRWPFWMPFFLESCRANPSIDWLLFSDCGQVEHCPPNVRIVDIGYDAYCARVTRALGIEFAPQNPYKLCDLKPALGYIHEEELRRYDFWAFGDLDLVFGDLRAYFTPERLAHKDLLSTHRRRVSGHCCLLRNTKRMREAFFRIRDWRTLFSDQKHHALDEGAFSRIFIRHKNWPDWLFRLAAQANPWYRRAEFVEAFSTPNAKVPWIDGGFEFPQRWFWDHGVLSNDRDVGRTFPYFHFVVWKNSMRNICEGVSNESCAEIASAKCWMIDLHGFHSAGSASADDTGGSE; this comes from the coding sequence ATGAGCGCCGCGCTTCAGGCACCGCCAAGTCTGTGTTTCGTCATCCCCTATTTTGGCCGGTGGCCATTCTGGATGCCGTTCTTTCTGGAGAGCTGCCGCGCGAACCCGAGCATTGACTGGCTACTGTTCTCCGACTGTGGTCAGGTCGAGCACTGTCCGCCCAACGTGCGCATCGTCGATATCGGCTACGACGCGTATTGCGCGCGGGTCACCCGCGCGCTTGGAATCGAGTTTGCACCGCAGAATCCCTACAAGCTCTGCGACCTGAAGCCCGCGCTTGGCTACATCCATGAAGAGGAACTGCGTCGCTACGACTTCTGGGCATTCGGCGATCTCGACCTGGTGTTCGGCGACCTGCGGGCCTACTTCACGCCGGAGCGACTGGCGCATAAGGACCTGCTGTCTACCCACCGGCGTCGGGTATCGGGGCATTGTTGTCTGCTGAGAAATACGAAGCGCATGCGCGAGGCCTTTTTCCGCATCCGGGACTGGCGGACGCTGTTCTCAGATCAGAAACATCATGCGCTTGACGAGGGCGCATTCAGCCGCATCTTCATCCGCCACAAGAACTGGCCCGACTGGCTGTTTCGCCTCGCCGCGCAGGCAAACCCATGGTATCGACGGGCAGAGTTCGTCGAGGCTTTCAGTACCCCAAATGCGAAGGTGCCGTGGATCGATGGTGGTTTCGAATTTCCGCAACGCTGGTTCTGGGATCACGGTGTCTTGAGCAATGACCGTGATGTGGGGCGTACGTTTCCATACTTTCATTTTGTTGTTTGGAAGAACAGTATGCGGAACATTTGTGAAGGCGTATCGAACGAATCATGTGCTGAGATTGCTTCAGCGAAGTGCTGGATGATCGACTTGCATGGGTTCCATTCAGCAGGCAGTGCGTCGGCCGACGACACTGGAGGTTCAGAGTGA
- a CDS encoding glycosyltransferase family protein, with protein sequence MKILLLVQKEQRVILDRLYDGIAAHSDCEVRWLNRSEQANLRKYFRNSVDQTQYDRIIFFLRFKLEIRQASFISTVRNLVILEHDACQNYFDGKYQGAFSRHYSRMPWVRVLTSGYCVSRRLRDEGYDVVFVSKGYDQTVLRNLNIERDINLAFVGSTKSSVYHGRREMLQSIAGREKLLITRTESGDAYLQMLNRIRYFVSADVGIGEYMIKNFEAMACGCVLFAYDQGEAENRALGLEDMKNVVLYTSAEELSKKLAVLTRDAALSRRIAHAGQQLAEQQYAFSSVGARVVAALQAPLRAQPEMSRLERLRAFLRV encoded by the coding sequence GTGAAAATTCTGTTGCTGGTTCAAAAGGAGCAGCGAGTAATTCTCGATCGGCTTTACGACGGTATCGCGGCGCATAGCGATTGTGAAGTACGCTGGCTGAACAGGTCGGAACAGGCGAATCTGAGAAAATACTTTCGTAACAGCGTTGATCAGACCCAGTACGATCGAATCATTTTCTTTCTTAGATTCAAGCTTGAGATACGCCAGGCCTCGTTCATAAGCACAGTCAGAAATCTCGTTATTCTCGAACATGATGCGTGTCAGAACTATTTCGACGGGAAATATCAGGGCGCATTTTCACGACACTACTCTCGTATGCCATGGGTGCGTGTGCTGACGTCTGGTTATTGCGTATCGAGACGTCTTCGAGACGAAGGGTATGATGTTGTCTTTGTTTCGAAGGGCTACGATCAGACTGTTTTGCGAAACCTGAACATCGAAAGAGACATTAATCTTGCTTTTGTTGGAAGCACCAAGAGTTCGGTATATCACGGTCGTCGTGAAATGCTCCAGAGCATAGCTGGTCGCGAAAAATTATTGATCACCAGAACAGAGTCAGGCGACGCCTATCTTCAGATGCTGAACAGAATTCGCTACTTCGTCAGCGCTGATGTCGGAATTGGCGAATACATGATCAAGAACTTCGAGGCAATGGCATGTGGATGTGTTCTGTTTGCATATGATCAAGGCGAAGCTGAAAATCGCGCGTTAGGCCTCGAAGATATGAAAAATGTCGTGCTCTATACCTCCGCGGAAGAGCTCTCGAAGAAACTGGCTGTTCTCACGCGTGATGCAGCGCTTTCACGTCGAATCGCTCATGCCGGTCAGCAGTTGGCTGAACAACAATATGCGTTCTCCAGTGTTGGGGCTCGCGTTGTGGCGGCACTGCAAGCTCCTTTGAGGGCACAGCCGGAGATGAGTCGGCTCGAGCGCTTACGGGCTTTTCTACGGGTCTAG